The genomic window TAAAAGCTATTGAAGAGTGGGGGCGACCTAAATCCAACATCACACACCTCATATTCTCTGCACTTGCTGGCATAGATATGCCAGGAGCAGATTATCAACTTACCAGGCTCCTTGGACTCGAACCATCCATCAAGAGAATCATGCTGTATCACCAGGGCTGTAATATTGGTGCAGCCACCCTTCGCATTGCCAAGGATTTTGCAGAAAACAATGCTGGTGCTCGTGTTCTTGTTGTGTCTTCGGATCTCACTGTCGGTACTTTCCGGGGGCCTTCTAATGACAACATATCTTGTCTGGTAGCCCAAGCAATTACTGGTGAAGGTGCAGCTGCTTTGATCATTGGTGCTGATCCTGATATGTCAGTTGAACGACCATTGTTCCAGATTCTGTCTGCATCACAGACAATCATCCCTGATTCAAATGATGGAATCAATGGACACCTGCGTGAAGTGGGTCTAACTGTTCACTTTTCAAGGAATGTGCCCGAGTTGATCTCTCGAAATATTGGAAAGTGCTTGGTTGAAGCATTTGGTCCAATTGGTGTTAGTGACTGGAACTCACTGTTTTGGATTGTACAACCGAGTGGTGCAGCAATTCTGAATTTGATTGAAGCCGAAGTTGGTCTGGCACAAGAAAAATTGTCAGCAACTAGACATGTGCTAAGCGAGTTTGGAAACATGGGTGGCCCAACTGTGCTCTTCATTCTAGATGAGATCAGGAGAAGGTcgttagagaaaagaaagaccACGACCGGAGAGGGGATGGAGTGGGGTGTGCTGATTGGATTAGGGGCAGGCATCACCGTGGACACAGTTGTACTGCACAGCGTTCCTATAGCAGAAGGCCGCTGAGTCCTGTCTAATGCTTTGTGCTCATAATGGTGTcgcttaataattaaaaataagtcaCAGATGCTTGACTGTGTTAATTAAGTGAGAAAACCTTGCTTATCGCCATTTCAGTGGGTTTTGATGAGTGCCTGTGCTTGTGCAATACCACACTGCTATCTACTTTCATAAATTCAGAGACGaagtatttcaataaaataagagGTTCTGTCCATACGAAATGATCCAtgtgctcttcttcttctttttctttcagtgAATTCAATGCAGTGGCATTAATGACTTCCAAATCGTAACCGCTCTCCTCTCCCTGCATGCTGTCGGAAAGCAAGGAAATTCTTGTTAGTTACAGTGGTGTCAAGGACAAAACCTTCCTTGAGCATTTAAATTTGTCTTTTGTGGCGGTTATTTATGGCCATGATTGATTTTATCTtcgaaagaaaggaaagaaaagaaaagtgaagaaaGGAAACACGATCAGTCGCTAAATACAATGCCTTAGCTGCTCCAATGCTAGCTGTTGCAGTTTTCTTTAATGCTATCAGATTTTAAAAACCCATTATCAGTGTAGTTGATATGGAGCGAACCTACTGCGTTTCTGAAATTGGGATATGGTCGGTAGACGGTCATCTACAATTGATCTCCTTTTCACAGCATTCGATGAATTCTAACCCTAAGAGCCATTGATTAGATGAATTCTAACCCTAAACTGCACATGGACTTCTCTCCTTCAGAATTTCaagcaaagaataaagaaatgtaaaatttataaaaatataataagaaattgTTACCTATTTGATGTGAACCAGAAAAACTTAACTTAACTaatctttcatatattttaggTGAGAGATttgttatataataaaaagataatcatCACCTTATATATACTATAATAAATAagttgttttgtatttgtttttaataataataaagatgccTAATGTCCTAAGAAGCTAAGAGTTTGCCTATATTGATATATTTGTGTTTGTTATCAACATTAAGAGATTATTAAAACCTAAGACATTATTTTGAGAGACTTAGGCATGATAATAAGGCCCGATTCGCTTGCATTGGACccgaaaaaataataaataattaatagacatgagcttatttaatattaaattcatagaAATATACTCAAAAACCACCACtcatattcaataattttacgTGGAATTATATTTATCTTGCCTAAAGTCACTTGCATTTTATCATCGAAGAaaggtgttaaaaataaatacacaagCATAAATTTAACATACATATCGACATAAAGTCAAATTCAAACAACAAATAGatatttacaaataatattataattaagcaTTAATATTAAGGTTCAcaaaatatttacatttttataataaaaaataatattgtcatAGTAAGTGACTTTGCTTTTTGAAGGCAATTGATTGAAAACTGGAAGAGTAGCTTGAAATGGTATTATCGAGGCACCTTCGAATCTAAGGGTTCAAAttcacaagaaaagaaaatttctttattgtattttttattttagaaaaaattataaggaaaaCCATGATATCTTTGAAAACATTTTGAACAAGATAAGGacatttattaatcaatttatcacTTAGTCATTATAAATATAGGATAATGTGTAATGGTGTTCATTTATCTGGGTGGATATGTaagtaataaaataactaatacaCAATTTCATTAAaggaaatatattttagaaacatTTTTTAACACAATGAAGTCAAGtattaattaacttattaaactacTAGAATTCTTAGatttatcaacaaaatttaTACTATTATTCTATCGGCAATGAATTTACCGACGAACTCACGGACAAAAATGCTTCATCTGTAAAACTcttatcggtaattttttgtctaTCAGTAAGTTCatcggtaataaaaaatatttattatcgaTAGATTTACTAACTGGAAAAACACCCCAAAATTTTTTAATCCGctttattctgtcggtatttccTTTGAGAAGCCTGTAATATAAACGACAGAAATACCGTATGCagttccgtcggtgattaaacaatgaaataatagaatttgcagtaatgtttttctaactctctggaatataccgacaaacttaatccgtcggtaattatttaaaactatttgaaaaaaatctatttaacggaactagaaaataataaaaatattataaatcaacactccatAATACTTAGGAATTGAGTTGCttagaaaatagaagaagaaaatcaactcaaacaaatttggaacaaataaataacacaaaaaaataaaaaacaacaaataaataaatcaactaaaaataattttcgcCTAACCTAGAAAACCTATTTCAGAACCCATAATCtagcaacaaataaaataatttaattgaaattgaacaacaaaattgaaaaacaaaatccaataaaattgatctcatatgaaaaaaaatatcttacaacaacatttaaaaaattattaagaaaaaaaaatataatgaaaaaaaacaaaaaaaaggaagaaaaaaataatcttaccttaatgtaatTGCGAgtgaagctgagaagagaaaagaaaaataaatgcataaagaatgttaattaaaaaaaaaattgagaagagaaaagaagagaagaggagaagataTATTTGTGGGTGAAGGAgttgagaagagaagagaagagaaagaaagaaaggaatgttaatgttttttacataataagaagaagaagcgcgtctgttgtgaaatgatggattctaatatttttattggggCATTTTACCaatagataattaaatattaatatttttaatcattccatcagtgattttgtttgtaatatttaatttaaaatttcaatttaatcaaaaatttttaGAAACCCCCCAAATATCACCGATGACATttcaatccatcggtgattctgtatgtaatatttaatttaaaattttaatttaatcaaaattttttagaaacccCCCGAATATCGAtcaccgatgacttttcaatttGTCATAAATTCACCtgtaaataacaataattaacagtgcaattgagaAGTGAATATTTTCAGAGCTCTCTAAAaaaaccaacggaattaatCTGTTGGTGATACCCTTTGTAATTGATATGATAAATAGTGCCAAGGAGAAGTGAACAATTTACCAACGAGTTTACAAATGGATTTTACTGATGATATTAATACTGTCGGTAATTCAGCCGGTATAAATGAAATGTCATCGCATGTTTTGACTTTATTTTAATTCCTTCTTTTCCGATTATGATTCCCTCGTTATACACCGACGACATATTTTCGTCGATATTTACCAATGGAGTTAGCAATGGAAAAATTTGATTGGTAAATATCACCACAATATATCGATGAAAAAAAATCTGTCGGTGTTTCCGTTTGTATTTGTCAATCTTCTGGTAGTATTACCCATTCGTCATTAAACTAGGATAATGTCAAAAGATGGTTCATTCATCTTGAGTGAATctgtgaataataaaataactaatacaCAACTAAACTGGtcgaaattatatttaaaaacaaacacaatttgAACACGATAAGGACATGTATTAATCGATTTATCACCCACTCATTATAAATATAGGATAATGCGCAATGAGGGTTCATTTAACCTGGGTGGATAtgtgaataatataataactaataCATAATTGCATTAAaggaaatatattttagaaatattttttaacataatgaAGTCATGTATTAGTTAGTTTATTACCCATTCTTCATTAACCCAGGATAATGCCCAATGATGGTTTCATTCTTCTTGGATGGATTTgtgaataataaaacaactaatacACAACTAAACTAcctgaaattatatttaaaaacaaacacattttaGACATGACAAAGTCatgtattaataaatttattaccCACTCATTATTAACCTAGGATAACAACAACTGACGGTTCATTTATCCTAGGtgaatttatgaataataaaacaactaattcacaacaaaataacaaaattacaaggaaactatatttttttttaaatcatttttaacacaTTATATAGTCATgtataaatcaatttattccCCACTCATCATTAACATAGGATAATAACCAATAATCGTTCATATTTATCCTAGTTAGACTTATGAATAATAAAGTAACTAACACACAATTAAATGTTGTGTTATAAGCATCAAAACACaatatatgagataaaaaatgatatagacACATgacataacaaaacaaaaataatatcagCTCACAACATgacaaatcaaaattaacatcCACACATAACATAACAAACCGAAAACAATGCCAGCTCAAACATCATAACACAACATTCACAAACAACACCACAACATTAAATTTTCACACTGACCATTACATCCTGGATGAACTTGTTGCAACTCAATCTTACTAACCCCATTGCGGGGTATTAATTCTTTCCTTATtccatataaaaagtaaatcctTAATGGCATGATACCCTAAGCGGTTACCACACAACGATTTAGATCTCAATACTTCTGATCTTTGTAACTATTCATAATAATAcgcaatgaaaaaaatcataaaaaataaccaatattATGtcacaagaattcaaaaatatattaaaaaaatttcattaaattcaTAGAGGTTCAAAATAAACCTTATGACTAAAGTTGATTAGAAACTCTTGGAAATGAACTGAAATAATAGTGTCATGTGGGCTACATACGCATataaacaagtttttcttttttttttctctctt from Populus trichocarpa isolate Nisqually-1 chromosome 5, P.trichocarpa_v4.1, whole genome shotgun sequence includes these protein-coding regions:
- the LOC18099506 gene encoding chalcone synthase → MASDQTSQGAQAAQSPATILAIGTANPANFIYQADYPDYYFRVTRSEHMTDLKGKFKRLCEKSEVRKRHFHLTEEILNKNPTMCTYDGPSLDVRQDVLVTEVPKLGMEAALKAIEEWGRPKSNITHLIFSALAGIDMPGADYQLTRLLGLEPSIKRIMLYHQGCNIGAATLRIAKDFAENNAGARVLVVSSDLTVGTFRGPSNDNISCLVAQAITGEGAAALIIGADPDMSVERPLFQILSASQTIIPDSNDGINGHLREVGLTVHFSRNVPELISRNIGKCLVEAFGPIGVSDWNSLFWIVQPSGAAILNLIEAEVGLAQEKLSATRHVLSEFGNMGGPTVLFILDEIRRRSLEKRKTTTGEGMEWGVLIGLGAGITVDTVVLHSVPIAEGR